AATCATACACATTGAAAGATTCATGAATTCACTCTCCAAATTATTATTGCATTTAAATAATCAAATAATCTCCTCTTCAATTCTCCAAGCGAAATTATTCCTTTAGTTGTTTATATTGAAAATCCCTCTGATCTATACTCAAAACTGAATAATTGTTAGTTTTTGAACAACTGGATACGAAATACTCTACTTTTCCCTGTCCGTTCGTTTTCTTCTCCATCTTTGTGCATTTAACCTTATTTATTTCTTTAGTACCGTATGCATCATTAGAGTTGTCATTGATATACTCTATAGTTTCTCCATCATAATCTAAATCAATAAAGATTGGATCACCTTCGATGGTATAGCTAGTTATTCTAACTTTATCTGTTTTCTTCTTATGATAATTAGTTATAAATTGGTTAAATCGATCAAAATTGTAAACTGTAATACCAATTTGAACTACATCACCTCTCTTAATGGCTTCTTTTGATTCATAGGGTATTTGAGAAATAGTTTCAGATTTGCCTTGTTTGCATCCATAACAACCAATTACAATGACCAGTAAAATATAGATCATGTAAATATTCCTCAAATTTTTGCCCCCTTGTAATGTGTTTAGTAATCTAATTATAAATAAAATTGGTATTATATACAATTTTTCCTATGTTATTCAAATAAAAAGACAGCTTCAATTTTGTATAGCTGTCTTTTAGAAAATCTAATTTTATTCTTTTTACGAAAATCATTGTTTATATTTTCAACTACTCTGCATCCCAATGATAAATTTCGATGTTTCACCAAAAATCTAATCCTCAAGAATTGAAGGAATAAAAAAGATATTGTTGTTAGAAATGCTATTAGGTTTAAGGTCAACATCAATCAAAGACTTCCCTAAATCTTTTTCTAAATCCTTATATGCAGTCACTATCATTTTTTTACGTTCAGTTATGCTTGCATTTTTATATTCTTTGTAAATACTATCATCCGTTAAATAGGTGTACAAATGATCATTTGGTTGATTTTTGGCAAGAGCAACTGGAGCTATGAAAATCAGAAATAGACTCGTTAATATGATTACTTGTATTTTTTTATTCATGGATTAATTCCACCACCTTTGAACATAGTATTTCCTCCTTAAAAGACTTCATACTAGGAGTCAATTAAAATTTCTTTTAGAGGTATTTACTTTCCTTATTGTAATGTTTCTTTTTTTATATATAGACTATCGAGGACTATAAATTTTATACTTATGTATAAAAATCCTGTATTGATTTATCCTATCAATAAATAAACAGTATAAGGATGATTTAAAATGAAAAAATTATTTATAACTATTTTTTCCTTTTTATTGTTTCTCCACATAAATGTCAATTTTGTAAACGCTGCGAGTAATGATTTTGAAAAGTACTATTACGATATAGGGTATAAAGATATTTCTAATGCTTTAATAGAGAGCAATGAGCTTTTCAAAACAAACGTTGCACTCCCCTCTCAGCTACCAGCCTTACGTTTCACACATGCTTTTGGAAAACTTAACGATTTAGACGGCGAAGAAAATGACGAATTAGAATTCGAATTTATCAATGAAAAATCACCGAACAACCATTACAAAATAAACATTAGACCAGTTGCTTATAAAGTAATATTTGAAGAAAAAGACATTGATCAAAAAGTGAAACTGAACGATGGAAGTGAAGCGATTTTTAGTAAAACATTTACAGACTATAATACTTTAGCTTTCGAAAAGAATGGATTGCAGTACATTTTAAGTGTGGATCAGAAAAGCGATAAAAAAATTAGTATGAAAAATTTAATTGCAATTGCGAATTCAGTAAGATAATTTATATGAAAGCTATTTGACGTAAACCAATTACCTTTTTGCTCTAAGTTCCTGAACTCTCATCATTTAATTAAAAGGAGAAATCAATTTGAAACATGTTTTTCGACAGTTATTTCTTTTCTTGATCATTATTTTTTCAAGCTCATTAATTGCACATGCAGAACAAACTGATCTGAAGCAAGGGGAAGAAGATGGAGGACTTGTTGTTTATCATGTCAA
This window of the Rummeliibacillus pycnus genome carries:
- a CDS encoding DUF4362 domain-containing protein; this translates as MIYILLVIVIGCYGCKQGKSETISQIPYESKEAIKRGDVVQIGITVYNFDRFNQFITNYHKKKTDKVRITSYTIEGDPIFIDLDYDGETIEYINDNSNDAYGTKEINKVKCTKMEKKTNGQGKVEYFVSSCSKTNNYSVLSIDQRDFQYKQLKE